The Fibrobacter sp. sequence TAGAAAAACAAATTTCAATTTTGAAGGGATGTGTCGAGCGAAAAGACACTCAAGGCGTTAGTGAAGTATCTGGCAGATTGGATGTTGTCGTTAGAAATGCAATGTCATTGCTAAGGAAAACGGATGTTAAGCAAAATAATTTAAATGATATTGCAAACGCTGTGTTAAATGGATTTAAATACAGATTTTCTGACCACCATATAACGGTTTTACAGAAAGCAGATTCGACGGATATTACGGCATTTGTCTCGGAATCTAGAGTAAAAAGCATCCTGAGCAATTTGTTTGACAACTCTATTTTTTGGCTTTCTCATGCAAATAATGATGGTGAAAAAATATTATCCATATATGTTACTGACCAAATGAATGATTTTAACAGTATTATAGTTTCAGATAATGGTCCAGGATTCACAATTCCAGAGTCATTAGCGGTAGAACCGTTTGTAAGTGGCAAGCCTGATAATATGGGAACGGGTTTGGGTTTGTATGTTTGTCACGAATTTGTTAAATCAATGGATGGAAAAATGGAATTCTGCAATATAAATGACTATAAACTTCCTGCGGAAATAAAGAAAAGCAATGCAACAAGAGCAATAATTGCTCTTTCTTTCCCCAAAAATAATCCGAAGAAGAAATGATAAGAAGTTTTTTAAATTTTTTAAGAGAGAAGATTGTCTATTTGCTAGATCTGGTAATTTCGCCCCTTAAGAAAAAAACTGCGGAGAATCACTCAATGTTAGAAACAATAAAAAATGTTTTAATAATAGATGACAATTATGACGAAGTTAAAGGTTTGGAAGATGAACTGAAGAAACAAGATGTTGGCGTCATTTGTTTAAATGCAGATGAAGCAATGACAGTAAATTTGAGACCCAAAGATTTATTATTCTTGGATTTTATGTTAGATGATATGGAAGACAAGTTTAAGTCTATTATGTCTGCGAAAATTAGGCCTCTTCTTAACAAGCATTTTTGTAAGAAATCTCCATACGGCATAGTGGTTTGGTCGAAACATGAGGAAAAATTAGATGTTTTTTATGAAAAGTTATACATAGACGCATTAAAAAATAAGGAGTACGATGCCCCTCTATTTGTAATTGTTTTGGATAAAAAACAATATTTACAATCAGGAAATTTCCAAAATATCATGTCCGATATAGAGGAGAAAATAAAACAATCTGCATCAGCCTCTTTTTTCATTAATTGGAACGCAGGTATTTCGAAAGCCTCATACGATTCTATTTCGGATATATATGGCTTAGCATCAAGTTTTGCAGACCATGATGACGAAATAAAAAAAATCCTTTTTAAATTAGCCAAAAGTCAAACAGAAATTCCTAAAAAAGAATTAGAAAAATACATTACAGACAATCTGTTGTCAGATGATGCTTATAAAACTATGGACGAAATACTTTGTTCAAATCTAAAATTGAACGACAGAACGTTCCATGATAATTTGTTTTCTTCGATAATGCCGTCCAAAGAGTCTTTTGAAGAAAAAATAAAAATAGCCTCTCACCTTAATACAAAATTGTTTATAAGTGAAATTCCGCATAATATGACCAATATTGTTCCTGGAAATGTGTATGAAATTTTAGATCCAGCATCCATGCTTAAACTGGACAATGTTCCTTCTAAATGTAAAAAAATTGCCATTGAACTGTCTCCGCCATGTGATGTTGTTAATAAAAGAAAAAATAATAGATTAGTTGGAGGTATTCTACTTCCTGCACCATTGAATGAGGCTGATTACATAAACAAATTTAAGGGCCACTATAACCAGGAAGAACATGTGTATAAACCTGGAACGTATTCAAATGCGTACTATTATGTGTTGCATGCGATGCATCTTCCAAAAAACGAAAGCAAAGCGTTCACGATGATTTTTGATTTTCGTTATTTTTCAAGCGTGCCGGATGCTGATATACAAAACACTTCAAAATATAAACTCCTATTTAAAGCAAAAAATGATTTGTTTGCAGACATCCTACAAAAATTTTCTTCTCATGGAGCAAGGCTTGGCTTGGCAGAAATGAGTCTTGATTAAATAAGATGAGTATTGGTATTTTTTCTTTCTTCGCTGGATCTGGCTTCCTTGACCTCGGTTTTGAAAAATCGGGTTATGACATTAAATTTGTTAACGAGTATTTGCCCGCTTTTATGAGCGCCTATAAGTATTCTCGAGAACAAATGAAATTGGACTGTCCTGAATTTGGTTATCAGAATAACGATATTAATGATTTTCTTAACAATCGAAAAAAAGAATTAAAAGACTTTGTAAGCGTGAGTAAAAAAGAAACTCTTACTGGATTTATTGGAGGCCCCCCATGTCCTGATTTTTCCGTTGCAGGAAAAAACAAAGGACGGGAAGGTGATAACGGCAAATTATCTTTGTCCTATGTAAATTCCATTGTGACGTTTAATCCAGATTTCTTTTTGTTTGAAAACGTGAAGGGGCTTTGGCGAACAGCTCGTCATCGTGCATACTTCGAAGAACTGAAAAAAATGTTACACTTTGCTGGGTATTGTACCACAGAAAGGCTGACAAATTCATTGGAGTTTGGGGCACCACAAGACAGAGATCGCATCCTTCTTTTCGGTATAAAAAAGAAGTATTTAAGGTCTAAGGATTATCATGATGATGAAATTCTGAATTTTCCATGGGAGTCAAAAATGATTTATTCTATGGAAGATATTCAAAAGTGCAAATGGCCTACAGAATCAGTGTTTAAAAAAGACGGAAAATTGTCGCAGCCGAAAAAAATTATTCCAGAACTGACGGTTGAACATTGGTTTAAACAAAATGATGTTTTGAACCACCCTAATGGTAATGATTTCTTTCAACCCAAGGCTGGCTTGGCAAAAATGAAAGTTATTAAAGAAGGTGATGTTTCAAAAAAATGTTTTAAACGGCTGCATCGCTGGAGATATTCTCCAACTGCAGCGTACGGCAACAATGAAGTGCATCTTCACCCTTATAAGGAACGTCGACTTTCTGTTGCGGAAACTTTGGCAATCCAATCGCTTCCTAAAGATTTTATTCTTCCTCCTGAAATGACGCTGACCGACAAATTTAAAACTGTTGGCAATGGAGTGCCGTATTTGATGGGGAAAGGTATCGCGGAAACTATTATTGAATTTTTGGAGGGCTTATGACCTACGAAGAATTTCTTGCCAATGTAAAAAAATTAGACAAAACAAAGGAATATAATTACATTTCTAACAAAGGAAAATTTAAATTAACGGGCGTTGAAAATAGTATTGTAAAAATACTTGTCACTAAAGAAGATTTATCAAAAAAAGAAAGCTCTGTATCAAAAAACATCATCGAAGCTTATCTTACCGAACTGGCAAAAGGATATCCTATTGATTGTGCTAAAGTCAGCGGTGAAAGCGGTAGTAATCGTTCGATTCCTCCGTCTTTATTATGTCTGATGCCGCATATTTTTGCGCTAAAATTAAATAAAAGGGCGCATATTATTGAATTAAAAGAAAAATCGCACAACTTGGGTGAGTTAGAATTTATTAATGAATTAGATATTGCAGAAAAGATAAAATTAGGGGAAAAATCGAATCGTGAAAAAATTGAATCTGAATTTAAAAATTATCTGAAAAATATTGCAAGAAGCAAGCAAACTGGAAAAAAATTAAAAGATTCGTCCATCTCAAGTTATTTACTTTTTCTGAAACCAGAAAAACTGTTTGACTACAATCCTCAAAAATGGTCAAATATAGAAAGCATTTATGATATCACAAGTTTAGATAAAATAAATGAAATTCTGCAGACGCTTTTAAAAGATCCTGTCTTTATCAACAGAAATAGCAGTGATAACAATGGATTTCGGGCTAGATCGTTAAAACAATACAGAGACTTTCTTATACATCAAACAAATGTGTTTGATAATTACGATTTTGAAGAGGGAGTGATGCAAGGAATGAAAAATGAACTATCTCAAAAAATTTTCTTCGGAGCTCCTGGCACAGGCAAGTCTCACAAAATTGATTATGACCTTTTTAAAGATGAAAATGGGAAACCCATTGGAATGGGTATAAAGGAAATTCCTGAGAACCAGAAATTTCGCACCACGTTCCACCCGGATTACGATTATGCGCAGTTTGTAGGTGCATACAAGCCCAAGAAAGAATTAAACAAAACTACAAACAAAGAAGAACTAACCTATTCCTTTGTTCCGCAGGTTTTCGCGAAGGCTTACGCTGCGGCTTGGAAGCTGTATTTAGATGCTAAGGGAGATTCCCGTGATTCTATCGGGGCTTCGCCCCTCCAGAATGACAGCGGGAAAGATATTCAAGTCTATCTCGTTATCGAAGAAATCAATCGCGGAAACTGCGCCCAGATTTTTGGAGACATTTTCCAATTACTCGACAGGAATGACAAAGGTTTTTCTGATTACAGCATCATTATTGACAGTGATTTTGCTGATTGGCTGAAAACGGATTCAAAGGATGGATTGCAAACTGTTTGGAACGATTATATCGGCTTTAGTTATGAGAAAAATGGAGAAGAAATATACCCTGTTTCCGAAACAAACATTGCTCTCCCGCCGAACCTGAACATTCTTGCCACCATGAACACCAGCGACCAGTCGCTGTTTCCCATGGACAGTGCGTTCAAGCGCCGTTTTGACTGGGAATACGTGCCAATCAAATACGCAAAAGATAGTGACTGCGGCGAAGACTGGAATGCCGATAAATTCGCAATCGACGTCAGTGGTTCAACTTACATGTGGCTCGATTTCTTGAAAAAAGTTAATGCCGACATTTACGACGCCACGCAAAGCGAAGACAAGCAGATGGGCGAGTTCTTCATTAAGCCGAAGAGCG is a genomic window containing:
- a CDS encoding DNA cytosine methyltransferase, whose translation is MSIGIFSFFAGSGFLDLGFEKSGYDIKFVNEYLPAFMSAYKYSREQMKLDCPEFGYQNNDINDFLNNRKKELKDFVSVSKKETLTGFIGGPPCPDFSVAGKNKGREGDNGKLSLSYVNSIVTFNPDFFLFENVKGLWRTARHRAYFEELKKMLHFAGYCTTERLTNSLEFGAPQDRDRILLFGIKKKYLRSKDYHDDEILNFPWESKMIYSMEDIQKCKWPTESVFKKDGKLSQPKKIIPELTVEHWFKQNDVLNHPNGNDFFQPKAGLAKMKVIKEGDVSKKCFKRLHRWRYSPTAAYGNNEVHLHPYKERRLSVAETLAIQSLPKDFILPPEMTLTDKFKTVGNGVPYLMGKGIAETIIEFLEGL